The Entelurus aequoreus isolate RoL-2023_Sb linkage group LG08, RoL_Eaeq_v1.1, whole genome shotgun sequence genome segment CTACAGTTGCTTCTTTAAGAGACACTGCCCTTAAGTGTTTTTGATGAGAATTACAAGTCAAGCGCTAGCCCCCAAAAAAGAGCTGTAAACTAATTACGACGCTGTTAGAGGGGATGCAAGCTGAGTGATGCGAGAGTATGTACCAGCCTTAAGCGcaaagatggcctaaaaaatatatttttaaagacggattcttaaaaaaaataaaaataaataaatacaattatttttttaaatatattcttgggtgtacattatctttaaaataaGCGCACACTTACACAGTGCCAAGGAAAcatgaatgtttatttttttaattcgccTGTCCGTGCATGTTATAAGGTgtacaaaattaaaacaaaaacccAGAAGTCAATATCTTTATCTTTGgttaaataaagtttaaaaacattaaaaataatgttgcacctttctacTGACACAAAGCAAAAAGCCCTGCTGTACTcataaaaacacacaaatgttGAAGTCAGagtttttgaaaatgtacattcTGGCCTGAGTTTTCCCAATAAGCTCTGTTTTTAAGGAGAAAAAAACTATGTTTGCGTCTGGACGAGATGCCAAAACACAAGGgaaaatatgtgtttttaaatatgcctattcgtgtggacatggccttactaTTGTCTACCTCTTTTCTACATATTGCCTTGTTCCTGTGTTTACAAAATATGCATAAATGCAAAGAGCCTATTGTTGCATTCAGATTATTTCTTGAgatttcatttttttatctttaagaTTTATCTCCACCTGTTTTTAAGAACAATGTGAGGATGACAGGCTTGTTTTAACAAGTAACACTAAGGgcttgatttactaaaggtttgcatgtactaaaaaaaaaccatgtgcaaccctgatagcagacgcaaagctgatctactaaacatgtgcaaagaAGATTGCGTCTGTACGtgatatgctgatcatcaaaacgcccacaatactggatgGAGATGatgcaaatacaattatttagcaTGCACAATGTGATTTTTCAAGCACCATTTTCTGTTTTATTTAGCAAGTGTCAGAAGAACATggaaactgacagttccacacacggctgcaagATCAGTACcacagacgagaatcctccgtcATTCGTGTGGGTGTCAACACTTTGGACGATCAGATAtataaaatattcaaaatattgTCTATTTAGCGACATCATTTTATAACTTTATACTTTGCTAGATGACTTAAACGGCTAATTAAAATGTCCATAAAAAGGGGTAGATGTCTCCTGATTGTTTAAAAACATAGCAACACCCCACAGataaggagcatgataacatgaatgtaaaGTAAATGAGTTTCTCCGTGGTGATGTCCTGTatagtacacacaaaaacctAATTTAGATAAGGCGGTctcaccacttttcaattgcacacgcttGATAGcaagcaacacgcccactaacagTACATACAATTTTATACATTGCACACGCTGTACTACGTGGTGTTtgtatcttagtaaatcaggccctaagtatTCTAAGCCCACTGGGCAGAAATGAGGCAATGAATACAGAAGTTTTCCTGCAGATTTTCTATTAACTACAGCTTTTCTTTATAAAGCAACTACTGATTAACACACCATACACATTTGATAAGTGAGCAGACTATTGGAGTTGTTAGTGCTACTTTTAAGTGTATTTGAACACAAATCCTCTCAATAAATTCATGTTATGGCATTATTCTCAAAGGTTTTTGTTCCCGTGTACGTCTTGACCGTCTATTGTTAAATATTTGTACCTGCAGGTGCTCCTCGATGTCCTTGCGGTCGTAGGTGATCCCGCTGGGTGTGATGCACGGCTCCCTCATCAGCTCAAAGCTGATCTTTCCACACAGATAATCTGGGATCTCGCGTTTCTGGTGAAACGCAAAACACAGCTTGCTGGCCAGAAGATTCTGTATTTACTCATCTGCACCTTTTACACACAACACCGATTGGCATTTAAGATTAATTCAACCTAATTACAACTAAAAATGACCACAGTGTACATTAGAGATGGTCTGCATTTTCACACGCATTTCCAAAATACAAGTGGGTGCACACACACTTAAAAGTGTAGGAAAAGGCAGGGATCTTCAGTGAACAGTCAGGGGACCATTAGCGGCCACAGCTTATTTTATTCGTTGGCCTTTAAgtctaaaaataacataaaacacataagcACGTAACAAAGGAGGATTATAGTTACactgaaaaatttttttttaaagttgctttGAGATATCATATCTTGACTTACAACAGACTGGTTGTAGCCATAAATAAACAGGCTATTCATATATCatgatgtatataatatattgtatattttcaTAATGTGATTGTTTCGCCACAAACAGCAAAATTATTGTCTGATTCTCAGAAGGACACAACTGTGATGATTATTGACAGTACACACATTATAGGTCTGTGCTGGTATCATCACTTTACTCACTTTTCTTTTCTCGTCGACTTGAGAGAAGAGCTCATCCATGTCCATTAAGTACTTGTCCTAATCAAGTCACATTCATGTTAGTCAAATGTAACGAGAAGCCAACCTGTACGTTACGAATATTTCCAAAACATACGTGTTTGGATGCAATCTTGGCCGCGTCGCCTCCGTTTTGATCGTCGTCCTGCTTTTCCTTGTAGTCTTCAAGTTTTCTGCAGtaaattaacagtaaattagtttTATGCAAAAAACTAAATTAGCAAAAAAGTCCCTGATCTCACCGCTCCTTCTCAGCTAATATGAGTTTGCTGAGATAAGCGTGCAACTCGTTCTCCTGGTTGATGCGCTTCTCCTCAATGCTGTTCCAACGCTTTTTCTTGGCAATACGCAAGGCGCTCGGGATGTCGTCTCCAAAATTCAGCCTCTGTTCTTTTGCCAGATTGTATGCtgcaaaaacaacattttcagttTCATCACAAGATACCGACGGTACTGTCTCAAGTATATgccgctttctaaaatataccggtattaagTATAATACCGGTATAGCATGCAGACCtagctacacatcttaaaaatgAAGCAAGCTGCTTACAAGAAagctgttatccatccatccagttttGTATAAATTTGGGTTTTTTTCCCAGCAAAAAAGctgacctagcatgatgttgctgttaaaatgtgagtgtagagttagcactgtagctaacatagctatgttagtgttACTAAAGTTTGTGTTTGCAGTCACAGTCCTTAATGTTATATTGTTGTATGTCAAATATGTCATCAATTACTTCGGAACAATGCAGAATTACAGTGTATATGTAAAATTTGGATTGAGTGCACCACAGCGTTTTTTTTAATCCGCACACCGTCGAAGACAGGGGTGGACAAACAGctaattagcattaaagctacaaacacacaaaatggcgTGCTTCTAGTAGGACTTACaaaaagcacttttaaactgtAAAAAGTCCAGTATTAAGGTTAGATAATGGACAACACACTTGCAATACACGATTGTGGGACCTCAGAGTCgttaacatcattaaaaatacaatactGGACCTTTAGTCATTTTTAAGAAATCAAAGTGGGTATGCTCATATTACAGATGTTTTACAgatgtttacaaaataaaaatatttatgatTACTATTGGATGGACTACAACACAAGAAGCACCTGCACAATTTAATATGAGCCAATacaaatgctgtataaaagattcTGCCTTTTTGTTGGTATTATTTCAACAATATTTTGATTAATGTTTCACACTTTAACAGGTAGGTTGAAATCACGTGACCTAGCGGCACATCTaggcacttctgggtttcaggcgatggtctaagccccaataggctactgtttatttacctgaatccgtgcagatttaggcttattttgaaaggtttacaggcaaatataaaagcgataatgaaaaaatatttaaaatgggatggagtggatttttacactcttaagaaaaatctattttttaatgatttaacccatttatcatcaccaagaagTTCCTGCTACCTCACTTCAATTGACACTtacggtatttagagaagaaaagattggaggcaaatcatgtctttacatctgaggggtccacaaattaagcaatgattcgtgaaagacaaagttggatttaTTTGTGCATCGGTAAGTACCAtaattgattgacataacgagtgtggtgctgctgtgatcgtgacgctaacgagaaaaaggatacgtttgtttgaagttgatttcctgctacaaatttTAGTCTCATCTGCAATTCATGTCtgtagttgtttttatggtgtgaagttcagaatgtgtctcattatttagctttcTATGTCCCTGCTGTTCAGCAATGTTTCTAGTGATACAGTATCAAGTTTCAGTATATGGTGTTTAACAtacgagagatttattcatctggTTTatcaatactattaaggatattttcttgatgctaacaaatatcaccaatgaGGCTATAATTCAATCATACGTGTCGAAttaagcacttggctttcctacacaacaactaagcccTTAGTTTCTGTTAAGAAAATCGATAACAAAAATACAGtgtattggaccaacaatcacaatattcatTACTAGTTAGACTTTAGTTTaattgcacaaccaggtcttcctAATTATAttcaggcatagcaaccacaaaagaacaaaaaactAATGCGATCTATTGCCACTTCTTTACATTTAGTTCTGCTATTAAACacaactaatatagtagagaataaacttgaatgcatcacagaaagtttctcaaacaaatcaaatgttcaaacaaaacattttacaaagtgatcgctgcagacacaagcgatccgattgtattccacaagatgatgtgATTATTTTGGAGCCATTTCCTTTGATGCACTTTCATTTTATCCTGACTATTACCTTTATGAGCCACTTCTTTCGGGATTTTATGAAATATATTtcctatgttggccctgcgatgaggtggcgacttgtccagggtgtaccccgccttccgcccgattgcagctgagataggctccagcgccccccgcgaccccgaagggaataagcggtagaaaatggatggatggatatttcctATCTCCCTATTTGAACAACTGGGAcaaccaagaacagaacagcaatacggcataTTCTACTCAAACGCTACGCTCACTCACTTGTTTAAATGCTACGCTCTAGCTGCTTGATCATCGTGTGAATTAGGTCGCAAAGAAGAAAAACTGAtttgacgtcatatgcaaccctcctATTAAGGACAATGTTAAATGTCATGATACAGCTTTTATATTAAAAAGCCCTTGGATGACACAGGTGTACCTGATTTTGTGATCAGTGAGTGTGGTGCCATGTTTCCTACAAGACAGAGAGAAAAAAACACCAGGTTTGTTCTGACCTTTCTGCAGGTTCCCGATGGCCTCGTCGTAGTTCTCTAGCTCCAGGTGACACTGGCCCAGGAAGAAGTGGGCCTTGACTGACTGACTGTCCAGCTCCAGGGCGTGCTTACAGTCTGCCAGAGCCTTGTCGTGCTGCTGCAGCTTCACATGGCACAGGGCCCTGTTGGTGTAGTACACTGCCACGGACGGGTTTCGGTTCTGGAAGGCAGGACATAGCAAACTTCACACATTTAAACTATTCCAAAATGCATCTAATAATGCAATTCCCTCACTATAGCTTTGCTGTAGCATGTAGCAGCCTCCTGGTACTTGCGACAGAGGAACAAGCGGTTTCCTTGCTCCTTCAGCTCCTGCGCGGTGGAACTCTTCTCCGGGCTGCCAGCCATCTTCTCCACCGGCTCCGCGGGGCCCGCCTCGCCCTGCTTCCCAATCCTGTTCCCCGTCTCTTCGGCTGGCTGAACTGACAGGTTTTAAGAACACCCTGTCCTGCCTGGATCTCGAACACTGTTCCAAGAGAGGACATGCTGGTTTGTTAGGGGTGTGCATATATGCAAGTTTTGTTAGGGGTGTGCATGTGAGGTCTAAGCTTGTTTTGAATACGAGTATAAATGACTTATATGACTTACTTATGATGAAATATTGAGAATTGTAAGCACATTGTTCTGGGCAAATTGAGTTATGTGGATCCAGATGAATGTGATAAAATGTGGTTCAGAGTGTTGGGATATATTATGTtggtatataattaatataatgaaGGACGAAGTGATTAAGAAATGTTTAGTATATATATGCTTAAAATAGGCCGTGCAACAAATCATATCCTCTAAGTTCCAGTTGAAACTGGGTGCAAGTTCGCCCACATTCTTGCCACTGTTGACGTGGCTTCTTTGCCAAGGTCTGAAGGACAACACCAGATATGAAGTCGGAGTCCAGGAAGGACAAGGCAGAGGAAGATTCCACGCCTGGAAACAGACACCTCAttgcatattcatacattgtgATGTGTATTGTATAGCGCTCAGACAAATTGTATTAGAATTGTATCCAATAGGGAATAAATACTTTTGATTTTATGCATTGTGTCCTCTTTAAACATCTTCTGGCTCCAGATTAAACGAATACGTCGACAAGAGGAAACTGGAtattaattagacttagacttcctttttattgtcattcatatTTGAACTTTTACAGTTACAGTacataagaacgacattttgttgcattagctcgttgtagtgcaggataaaagagcaataaggtgcagatataaataatagattactgtacagataaatacattgcactttttcatatgcatccacgtttatggatgtatgttatatcgtctttatattccagctagttaatccgtttttgggggggaattgagggaattattttgatgcgggaagaagctgttacagaactgcTACGGAGGCTgaagaacctctttctagagtccagcagtgaaaacagtcaacACAGTTAAAGTAACTATGTAAAAAGGGGGGAGATTCAAAAAGTTTATACTTCTTCCCATTACCCTTTtgagatatccatccatccattttataccccttattcccttttggggtcgcggggggcgctggagcctatctcagctacaatcgggcggaaggcagggtacaccctggacaagttgccacctcatcgcagggccaacacagatagacggacaacattcacactcactttcacacactagggccaatttagtgttgccaatcaacctatccccaggtgcatgtctttggaggtgggaggaagccggagtacccggaggggacccacgcagtcatggggagaacatgcaaactccacacagaaagatcccgagcctgggattgaacccaagactactcaggaccttcgtattgtgaggcagacgcactaacccctcttccaccgtgctgccccctttTGAGATATGTTTGATTTAATTTTATTGAATTACGATCCTGCGccctggatctttctgtgtggagtttgcatgttctccccgtgactgcgtgggttccctcggggtactccggcttcctaccacctccaaagacatgcacctggggataggttgattggcaacactaaattggcccgcttgtgtgaatgtgagtgtgaatgttgtctgtctatctgacttagcgacttgtccagggtgtacaccgccttctgccagaatgcagctgagataggctccaacgaccccccccccgcccccccgaaagggacaagcggtaggaaatggatggatggatggatg includes the following:
- the stub1 gene encoding E3 ubiquitin-protein ligase CHIP is translated as MAGSPEKSSTAQELKEQGNRLFLCRKYQEAATCYSKAINRNPSVAVYYTNRALCHVKLQQHDKALADCKHALELDSQSVKAHFFLGQCHLELENYDEAIGNLQKAYNLAKEQRLNFGDDIPSALRIAKKKRWNSIEEKRINQENELHAYLSKLILAEKERKLEDYKEKQDDDQNGGDAAKIASKHDKYLMDMDELFSQVDEKRKKREIPDYLCGKISFELMREPCITPSGITYDRKDIEEHLQRVGHFDPVTRSPLTQDQLIPNLAMKEVIDAFIQENGWVEDY